In Phocoena phocoena chromosome 3, mPhoPho1.1, whole genome shotgun sequence, a single window of DNA contains:
- the RANBP3L gene encoding ran-binding protein 3-like isoform X2 yields MSTIQRKGSSHLFNSLRTCRLKIPEDQQHQEKSVIAQPIFVFEKRKQTFKRPAEDTLYEAAEHDSQSQGASTLSQKRLRSSSFTDLPTFPPSGPVKKNNVFMTSTFVQRNVDMNSAEQGPVKHSEHVLRPAILQPPQAQKCIKVRKAFGHDVLESCKSREKNKNKISEENSYLLSENLPSARISVQLSTNQNFLGPTSVGCQPNEDKYSFKSCSSDFVFGENMVERVLGTQKLTQPQLENDSYIKEKPFKFTLKFPINAPNSRTDSLKNIPLTESAAAFSSKPSPKCLLEKIDVITGEETEHSVLKINCKLFIFNKTTQSWIERGRGALRLNDTASSDCGTFQSRLIMHNQGSLRLILNSKLWAQMEIQKANHKNLRITATDLEDYNIKVFLIQASAKDTGCMHAAIHHRLVALRSFYKQKDANQAESQSETVLQQFNCDSCDEDEDDFIQVTKTRSDSSRWTHRQSVACS; encoded by the exons AAAAATCTGTCATTGCTCAACcaatatttgtttttgaaaagagaaaacaaacttttaag AGACCTGCAGAAGACACCCTGTATGAAGCAGCAGAACATG ATTCTCAGTCCCAAGGAG CATCAACCTTGTCCCAGAAGCGACTAAGATCGTCATCCTTCACGGATCTCCCGACCTTCCCCCCTTCTGGGCCAG tgaagaaaaacaatgtttttatgACATCAACTTTTGTGCAAAGGAATGTTGATATGAACAGTGCAGAACAAG GTCCTGTGAAACATTCTGAACATGTTCTAAGACCTGCTATCTTGCAGCCACCTCAAGCTCAAAAGTGTATAAAAGTAAGAAAAGCATTTGGACACGATGTGTTGGAATCCTGCAAgagtagagaaaaaaacaaaaataag atttctgAGGAGAACTCCTATTTGCTAAGTGAAAATTTACCAAGTGCCAGAATTTCAGTCCAGCTGTCTACTAACCAGAATTTTTTAGGTCCTACATCAGTAGG atGTCAACCAAATGAAGATAAGTATTCTTTTAAAAGCTGCAGTTCTGATTTCGTTTTTGGAGAAAACATGGTAGAAAGAGTTTTG GGTACTCAAAAACTCACTCAGCCTCAACTTGAAAATGATTCATACATCAAGGAAAAACCATTcaaattcactttaaaatttcCTATCAACGCTCCAAACTCAA GAACAGACTCTCTTAAGAATATACCCCTAACtgaatcagctgctgctttctcTTCTAAACCATCACCAAAATGTTTGCTGGAGAAAATTGATGTCATAACCGGGGAGGAGACAGAACACAGTGTGTTAAAG ATCAACTGCAAGCTTTTTATATTCAACAAAACAACACAGTCCTGGATTGAAAGGGGCAGAGGAGCTTTGAGACTGAATGACACAGCAAGCAGTGATTGTGGAACATTCCAGTCAAGACTAA TTATGCACAATCAAGGCAGCCTGAGGCTGATTCTCAATAGTAAACTCTGGGCTCAAATGGAGATTCAAAAAGCAAACCACAAAAATTTACGAATAACAGCTACTGATTTAGAAGACTATAACATCAAAGTGTTTTTAATTCAG GCCAGTGCCAAAGATACAGGATGTATGCACGCAGCAATACATCACCGTCTTGTTGCACTTCGAAGCTTCTATAAGCAGAAAGATGCAAATCAAGCTGAAAGCCAGTCAGAAACAGTCCTCCAACAATTTAACTGTGATAGCTgtgatgaggatgaggatgattTTATCCAAGTCACTAAAACTAGATCAg ATTCTTCTAGGTGGACCCACAGACAGTCGGTTGCCTGTTCATGA
- the RANBP3L gene encoding ran-binding protein 3-like isoform X4, whose protein sequence is MSTIQRKGSSHLFNSLRTCRLKIPEDQQHQEKSVIAQPIFVFEKRKQTFKRPAEDTLYEAAEHDSQSQGVKKNNVFMTSTFVQRNVDMNSAEQGPVKHSEHVLRPAILQPPQAQKCIKVRKAFGHDVLESCKSREKNKNKISEENSYLLSENLPSARISVQLSTNQNFLGPTSVGCQPNEDKYSFKSCSSDFVFGENMVERVLGTQKLTQPQLENDSYIKEKPFKFTLKFPINAPNSRTDSLKNIPLTESAAAFSSKPSPKCLLEKIDVITGEETEHSVLKINCKLFIFNKTTQSWIERGRGALRLNDTASSDCGTFQSRLIMHNQGSLRLILNSKLWAQMEIQKANHKNLRITATDLEDYNIKVFLIQASAKDTGCMHAAIHHRLVALRSFYKQKDANQAESQSETVLQQFNCDSCDEDEDDFIQVTKTRSDSSRWTHRQSVACS, encoded by the exons AAAAATCTGTCATTGCTCAACcaatatttgtttttgaaaagagaaaacaaacttttaag AGACCTGCAGAAGACACCCTGTATGAAGCAGCAGAACATG ATTCTCAGTCCCAAGGAG tgaagaaaaacaatgtttttatgACATCAACTTTTGTGCAAAGGAATGTTGATATGAACAGTGCAGAACAAG GTCCTGTGAAACATTCTGAACATGTTCTAAGACCTGCTATCTTGCAGCCACCTCAAGCTCAAAAGTGTATAAAAGTAAGAAAAGCATTTGGACACGATGTGTTGGAATCCTGCAAgagtagagaaaaaaacaaaaataag atttctgAGGAGAACTCCTATTTGCTAAGTGAAAATTTACCAAGTGCCAGAATTTCAGTCCAGCTGTCTACTAACCAGAATTTTTTAGGTCCTACATCAGTAGG atGTCAACCAAATGAAGATAAGTATTCTTTTAAAAGCTGCAGTTCTGATTTCGTTTTTGGAGAAAACATGGTAGAAAGAGTTTTG GGTACTCAAAAACTCACTCAGCCTCAACTTGAAAATGATTCATACATCAAGGAAAAACCATTcaaattcactttaaaatttcCTATCAACGCTCCAAACTCAA GAACAGACTCTCTTAAGAATATACCCCTAACtgaatcagctgctgctttctcTTCTAAACCATCACCAAAATGTTTGCTGGAGAAAATTGATGTCATAACCGGGGAGGAGACAGAACACAGTGTGTTAAAG ATCAACTGCAAGCTTTTTATATTCAACAAAACAACACAGTCCTGGATTGAAAGGGGCAGAGGAGCTTTGAGACTGAATGACACAGCAAGCAGTGATTGTGGAACATTCCAGTCAAGACTAA TTATGCACAATCAAGGCAGCCTGAGGCTGATTCTCAATAGTAAACTCTGGGCTCAAATGGAGATTCAAAAAGCAAACCACAAAAATTTACGAATAACAGCTACTGATTTAGAAGACTATAACATCAAAGTGTTTTTAATTCAG GCCAGTGCCAAAGATACAGGATGTATGCACGCAGCAATACATCACCGTCTTGTTGCACTTCGAAGCTTCTATAAGCAGAAAGATGCAAATCAAGCTGAAAGCCAGTCAGAAACAGTCCTCCAACAATTTAACTGTGATAGCTgtgatgaggatgaggatgattTTATCCAAGTCACTAAAACTAGATCAg ATTCTTCTAGGTGGACCCACAGACAGTCGGTTGCCTGTTCATGA
- the RANBP3L gene encoding ran-binding protein 3-like isoform X5 → MSTIQRKGSSHLFNSLRTCRLKIPEDQQHQEKSVIAQPIFVFEKRKQTFKRPAEDTLYEAAEHECNDSSRKRVRSSSFTLHTTDSQSQGGPVKHSEHVLRPAILQPPQAQKCIKVRKAFGHDVLESCKSREKNKNKISEENSYLLSENLPSARISVQLSTNQNFLGPTSVGCQPNEDKYSFKSCSSDFVFGENMVERVLGTQKLTQPQLENDSYIKEKPFKFTLKFPINAPNSRTDSLKNIPLTESAAAFSSKPSPKCLLEKIDVITGEETEHSVLKINCKLFIFNKTTQSWIERGRGALRLNDTASSDCGTFQSRLIMHNQGSLRLILNSKLWAQMEIQKANHKNLRITATDLEDYNIKVFLIQASAKDTGCMHAAIHHRLVALRSFYKQKDANQAESQSETVLQQFNCDSCDEDEDDFIQVTKTRSDSSRWTHRQSVACS, encoded by the exons AAAAATCTGTCATTGCTCAACcaatatttgtttttgaaaagagaaaacaaacttttaag AGACCTGCAGAAGACACCCTGTATGAAGCAGCAGAACATG AGTGTAATGATTCTTCAAGAAAGCGTGTCCGGTCTTCATCTTTTACTTTGCATACTACAGATTCTCAGTCCCAAGGAG GTCCTGTGAAACATTCTGAACATGTTCTAAGACCTGCTATCTTGCAGCCACCTCAAGCTCAAAAGTGTATAAAAGTAAGAAAAGCATTTGGACACGATGTGTTGGAATCCTGCAAgagtagagaaaaaaacaaaaataag atttctgAGGAGAACTCCTATTTGCTAAGTGAAAATTTACCAAGTGCCAGAATTTCAGTCCAGCTGTCTACTAACCAGAATTTTTTAGGTCCTACATCAGTAGG atGTCAACCAAATGAAGATAAGTATTCTTTTAAAAGCTGCAGTTCTGATTTCGTTTTTGGAGAAAACATGGTAGAAAGAGTTTTG GGTACTCAAAAACTCACTCAGCCTCAACTTGAAAATGATTCATACATCAAGGAAAAACCATTcaaattcactttaaaatttcCTATCAACGCTCCAAACTCAA GAACAGACTCTCTTAAGAATATACCCCTAACtgaatcagctgctgctttctcTTCTAAACCATCACCAAAATGTTTGCTGGAGAAAATTGATGTCATAACCGGGGAGGAGACAGAACACAGTGTGTTAAAG ATCAACTGCAAGCTTTTTATATTCAACAAAACAACACAGTCCTGGATTGAAAGGGGCAGAGGAGCTTTGAGACTGAATGACACAGCAAGCAGTGATTGTGGAACATTCCAGTCAAGACTAA TTATGCACAATCAAGGCAGCCTGAGGCTGATTCTCAATAGTAAACTCTGGGCTCAAATGGAGATTCAAAAAGCAAACCACAAAAATTTACGAATAACAGCTACTGATTTAGAAGACTATAACATCAAAGTGTTTTTAATTCAG GCCAGTGCCAAAGATACAGGATGTATGCACGCAGCAATACATCACCGTCTTGTTGCACTTCGAAGCTTCTATAAGCAGAAAGATGCAAATCAAGCTGAAAGCCAGTCAGAAACAGTCCTCCAACAATTTAACTGTGATAGCTgtgatgaggatgaggatgattTTATCCAAGTCACTAAAACTAGATCAg ATTCTTCTAGGTGGACCCACAGACAGTCGGTTGCCTGTTCATGA
- the RANBP3L gene encoding ran-binding protein 3-like isoform X3, with translation MSTIQRKGSSHLFNSLRTCRLKIPEDQQHQEKSVIAQPIFVFEKRKQTFKRPAEDTLYEAAEHECNDSSRKRVRSSSFTLHTTDSQSQGVKKNNVFMTSTFVQRNVDMNSAEQGPVKHSEHVLRPAILQPPQAQKCIKVRKAFGHDVLESCKSREKNKNKISEENSYLLSENLPSARISVQLSTNQNFLGPTSVGCQPNEDKYSFKSCSSDFVFGENMVERVLGTQKLTQPQLENDSYIKEKPFKFTLKFPINAPNSRTDSLKNIPLTESAAAFSSKPSPKCLLEKIDVITGEETEHSVLKINCKLFIFNKTTQSWIERGRGALRLNDTASSDCGTFQSRLIMHNQGSLRLILNSKLWAQMEIQKANHKNLRITATDLEDYNIKVFLIQASAKDTGCMHAAIHHRLVALRSFYKQKDANQAESQSETVLQQFNCDSCDEDEDDFIQVTKTRSDSSRWTHRQSVACS, from the exons AAAAATCTGTCATTGCTCAACcaatatttgtttttgaaaagagaaaacaaacttttaag AGACCTGCAGAAGACACCCTGTATGAAGCAGCAGAACATG AGTGTAATGATTCTTCAAGAAAGCGTGTCCGGTCTTCATCTTTTACTTTGCATACTACAGATTCTCAGTCCCAAGGAG tgaagaaaaacaatgtttttatgACATCAACTTTTGTGCAAAGGAATGTTGATATGAACAGTGCAGAACAAG GTCCTGTGAAACATTCTGAACATGTTCTAAGACCTGCTATCTTGCAGCCACCTCAAGCTCAAAAGTGTATAAAAGTAAGAAAAGCATTTGGACACGATGTGTTGGAATCCTGCAAgagtagagaaaaaaacaaaaataag atttctgAGGAGAACTCCTATTTGCTAAGTGAAAATTTACCAAGTGCCAGAATTTCAGTCCAGCTGTCTACTAACCAGAATTTTTTAGGTCCTACATCAGTAGG atGTCAACCAAATGAAGATAAGTATTCTTTTAAAAGCTGCAGTTCTGATTTCGTTTTTGGAGAAAACATGGTAGAAAGAGTTTTG GGTACTCAAAAACTCACTCAGCCTCAACTTGAAAATGATTCATACATCAAGGAAAAACCATTcaaattcactttaaaatttcCTATCAACGCTCCAAACTCAA GAACAGACTCTCTTAAGAATATACCCCTAACtgaatcagctgctgctttctcTTCTAAACCATCACCAAAATGTTTGCTGGAGAAAATTGATGTCATAACCGGGGAGGAGACAGAACACAGTGTGTTAAAG ATCAACTGCAAGCTTTTTATATTCAACAAAACAACACAGTCCTGGATTGAAAGGGGCAGAGGAGCTTTGAGACTGAATGACACAGCAAGCAGTGATTGTGGAACATTCCAGTCAAGACTAA TTATGCACAATCAAGGCAGCCTGAGGCTGATTCTCAATAGTAAACTCTGGGCTCAAATGGAGATTCAAAAAGCAAACCACAAAAATTTACGAATAACAGCTACTGATTTAGAAGACTATAACATCAAAGTGTTTTTAATTCAG GCCAGTGCCAAAGATACAGGATGTATGCACGCAGCAATACATCACCGTCTTGTTGCACTTCGAAGCTTCTATAAGCAGAAAGATGCAAATCAAGCTGAAAGCCAGTCAGAAACAGTCCTCCAACAATTTAACTGTGATAGCTgtgatgaggatgaggatgattTTATCCAAGTCACTAAAACTAGATCAg ATTCTTCTAGGTGGACCCACAGACAGTCGGTTGCCTGTTCATGA
- the RANBP3L gene encoding ran-binding protein 3-like isoform X1: MSTIQRKGSSHLFNSLRTCRLKIPEDQQHQEKSVIAQPIFVFEKRKQTFKRPAEDTLYEAAEHECNDSSRKRVRSSSFTLHTTDSQSQGASTLSQKRLRSSSFTDLPTFPPSGPVKKNNVFMTSTFVQRNVDMNSAEQGPVKHSEHVLRPAILQPPQAQKCIKVRKAFGHDVLESCKSREKNKNKISEENSYLLSENLPSARISVQLSTNQNFLGPTSVGCQPNEDKYSFKSCSSDFVFGENMVERVLGTQKLTQPQLENDSYIKEKPFKFTLKFPINAPNSRTDSLKNIPLTESAAAFSSKPSPKCLLEKIDVITGEETEHSVLKINCKLFIFNKTTQSWIERGRGALRLNDTASSDCGTFQSRLIMHNQGSLRLILNSKLWAQMEIQKANHKNLRITATDLEDYNIKVFLIQASAKDTGCMHAAIHHRLVALRSFYKQKDANQAESQSETVLQQFNCDSCDEDEDDFIQVTKTRSDSSRWTHRQSVACS; encoded by the exons AAAAATCTGTCATTGCTCAACcaatatttgtttttgaaaagagaaaacaaacttttaag AGACCTGCAGAAGACACCCTGTATGAAGCAGCAGAACATG AGTGTAATGATTCTTCAAGAAAGCGTGTCCGGTCTTCATCTTTTACTTTGCATACTACAGATTCTCAGTCCCAAGGAG CATCAACCTTGTCCCAGAAGCGACTAAGATCGTCATCCTTCACGGATCTCCCGACCTTCCCCCCTTCTGGGCCAG tgaagaaaaacaatgtttttatgACATCAACTTTTGTGCAAAGGAATGTTGATATGAACAGTGCAGAACAAG GTCCTGTGAAACATTCTGAACATGTTCTAAGACCTGCTATCTTGCAGCCACCTCAAGCTCAAAAGTGTATAAAAGTAAGAAAAGCATTTGGACACGATGTGTTGGAATCCTGCAAgagtagagaaaaaaacaaaaataag atttctgAGGAGAACTCCTATTTGCTAAGTGAAAATTTACCAAGTGCCAGAATTTCAGTCCAGCTGTCTACTAACCAGAATTTTTTAGGTCCTACATCAGTAGG atGTCAACCAAATGAAGATAAGTATTCTTTTAAAAGCTGCAGTTCTGATTTCGTTTTTGGAGAAAACATGGTAGAAAGAGTTTTG GGTACTCAAAAACTCACTCAGCCTCAACTTGAAAATGATTCATACATCAAGGAAAAACCATTcaaattcactttaaaatttcCTATCAACGCTCCAAACTCAA GAACAGACTCTCTTAAGAATATACCCCTAACtgaatcagctgctgctttctcTTCTAAACCATCACCAAAATGTTTGCTGGAGAAAATTGATGTCATAACCGGGGAGGAGACAGAACACAGTGTGTTAAAG ATCAACTGCAAGCTTTTTATATTCAACAAAACAACACAGTCCTGGATTGAAAGGGGCAGAGGAGCTTTGAGACTGAATGACACAGCAAGCAGTGATTGTGGAACATTCCAGTCAAGACTAA TTATGCACAATCAAGGCAGCCTGAGGCTGATTCTCAATAGTAAACTCTGGGCTCAAATGGAGATTCAAAAAGCAAACCACAAAAATTTACGAATAACAGCTACTGATTTAGAAGACTATAACATCAAAGTGTTTTTAATTCAG GCCAGTGCCAAAGATACAGGATGTATGCACGCAGCAATACATCACCGTCTTGTTGCACTTCGAAGCTTCTATAAGCAGAAAGATGCAAATCAAGCTGAAAGCCAGTCAGAAACAGTCCTCCAACAATTTAACTGTGATAGCTgtgatgaggatgaggatgattTTATCCAAGTCACTAAAACTAGATCAg ATTCTTCTAGGTGGACCCACAGACAGTCGGTTGCCTGTTCATGA